In Paraburkholderia sp. PGU19, a single window of DNA contains:
- a CDS encoding ATP-binding protein → MFRMLVRLYAVAALVMVTAVVTINKAGEYAFADNVAAQERETSKGEVQLIAHVLNSVARSEWENRLRSVERLTATPISLVPVTSLKLDSNEQDQLLRHRIVVAVPDYTKYLLLADGETVLQARKLGVRRDMRLITFVAWLVLALTMLLTLITWVRFLWRDLEVLKDAARKFGGGELTQRAVVGKHSNVRQLAEQWNTMAERVQRMVAYERELLHAVSHELRTPISRIGFGLALLEEDSGMKSNGRRIHSIAADLRELDELVNELLTLGSLEHAASRRPRVPVSVRELIDDAVESFAEEMQQDQVVCELDLDPAIQVVQIEPKLTARTLMNLVKNAMKYGHGHMRISTRSAEAGTWAIFVDDDGPGIPQSERLNVFEPFYRLDQSRTRETGGFGLGLSIVRTVVEAQGGTVSIDTSPLGGARFVLKMPK, encoded by the coding sequence TTTACGCAGTAGCGGCGCTGGTAATGGTCACCGCAGTGGTGACGATCAATAAGGCGGGCGAGTATGCATTTGCAGACAACGTCGCCGCGCAGGAGCGAGAGACATCAAAAGGCGAAGTGCAGTTGATCGCGCATGTGCTCAATTCGGTGGCTCGCTCCGAGTGGGAAAATCGGCTGCGATCTGTGGAGCGACTAACGGCCACACCAATATCCTTAGTGCCGGTTACATCGTTGAAACTTGATTCGAATGAGCAGGATCAGTTATTGCGGCACCGGATTGTTGTCGCGGTACCGGACTACACGAAATATTTGTTGCTTGCCGACGGCGAAACGGTTCTACAGGCTCGCAAGCTAGGAGTGCGCCGTGACATGCGGCTGATTACCTTTGTCGCGTGGCTCGTGCTAGCGCTGACAATGTTGCTCACGTTGATTACATGGGTACGTTTCTTGTGGAGAGACCTTGAGGTACTGAAGGACGCTGCACGAAAGTTCGGCGGCGGCGAACTGACGCAGCGTGCAGTGGTAGGGAAGCACTCGAACGTACGACAGCTCGCGGAACAGTGGAACACTATGGCAGAACGTGTTCAGCGCATGGTCGCTTACGAGCGCGAACTGCTTCACGCTGTGTCGCATGAACTGCGCACGCCGATTTCCCGGATCGGGTTCGGTCTGGCGCTGCTCGAAGAAGATTCAGGGATGAAATCTAACGGACGTCGGATCCACAGCATTGCAGCTGACCTGCGGGAACTCGATGAACTTGTCAATGAGTTACTGACCTTGGGTAGTCTCGAGCACGCCGCCTCGAGGCGTCCGCGGGTACCCGTTTCGGTTCGCGAACTGATCGACGACGCTGTGGAATCGTTCGCTGAAGAAATGCAGCAAGATCAAGTCGTGTGCGAACTGGATCTCGATCCGGCTATTCAAGTCGTCCAGATAGAACCGAAGTTGACTGCTCGAACATTGATGAATCTTGTCAAGAATGCCATGAAATACGGCCATGGACATATGCGCATCAGCACCCGGTCGGCGGAAGCCGGTACCTGGGCCATCTTTGTCGATGATGACGGTCCGGGCATACCGCAATCCGAGCGTTTGAATGTCTTTGAGCCTTTTTATCGACTCGATCAAAGCCGAACGCGCGAAACAGGAGGCTTCGGTCTCGGCTTGTCGATTGTCAGGACGGTCGTCGAAGCGCAAGGGGGTACCGTGTCTATCGACACGTCACCGCTTGGCGGTGCGCGTTTCGTACTAAAAATGCCGAAGTGA